Proteins co-encoded in one Halococcoides cellulosivorans genomic window:
- a CDS encoding DNA polymerase domain-containing protein: protein MNGPEQASLTSFDDERPAAAEAAAVAGGDVAAIDTFDPDREKYPDADGTVDLAVVQVDYSVEGSGAEEYPVIHVFGRRPDDESLVHVQVHEFRPYFYAPTADIDPEAITARDRMTGTEPGFESIRGEDLIRIYGQTPRDVGQIRDEFDHFEADVLFPNRFLVDLDVRSGIRVPARWVDSEDRVARVPVEEVEAVDVDADARIHTMDIEVDDRSGFPEDGEEPIVCLTTHDSFTDEYIAWLYDAPDATVDPPAVLDEYEPLESDFEADVRVFDTEAAMLDAYIDYLDTSDPDVITGWNVDDFDAPFLIDRLQVLDRRSDRDLDMNRLSRIGEVWESDWQGPDIKGRVVFDLLRAYKRTQFTELESYRLEDVGQAELDAGKETYTGDIGDLWEDDPTRLLEYNLRDVELCVELDRSQDIIAFFEEVATFVGCKLEDAPTPGDAVDMYVLHKAFGKFVLPSKGTVESGEEFEGGAVFDPISGIREMVSVLDLKSLYPMCMVTINASPETKVDPAEFDGETYRAPPPSDQHYRTEPDGIVREMVDELLTEREEKKSLRNDHEPGTDDYERYDRQQGAVKVIMNCFTPDTNVLTPSGVRNVRDLDVGDDVYSIDPDTLDVEVKPVTETWAYPDYEGELVDIETDKIDFGVTPNHRMLVRKDETNGISWDEDDYRFVEAGELDDATNYQLPHDWSMDHCDPIETVDVTEWIDGEYEVWVRPSVHGHTFTAELGWTPRRVPKADVGEVGYVFTAEEFEAHREYVESVCEYSFVHRESGRKWIPRTYDGDDVVELLAWFVTEGNVYTSEEKEFGENFRGSATTVQIAQQRVSVTDGGDSDDGRDADGDHAAIGRLLDRMGFDYYVDDRAYRFTSKLLGDLLTDRCGAGSFEKQIPDIVFDLDESQKRRFLETLIDGDGDKQPGSWRYSTASEQLRDDVLRLCTHLGYTASFNRDSDAWRIYVTENSKNTLRMHRSGSRSTAENGVYSVTVEDNHTVLAGRNGRFQWVGQSLYGVSGWDRFRLYDKDNAAAVTATGRAVIEYTERVVDELGYDVTYGDTDSVMISLADISSTEEAIEQSFDIEEAINASYDEFAREQLSAEEHRFQIEFEKLYRRFFQAGKKKRYAGHIVWKEGKEVDDLDVTGFEYQRSDIAPITKRVQHRVLEIISREGDIDAVAEYLTDVIEDFQAGNVDPEDVGIPGGIGKRLNNYETDTAHVRGAKYANCVLGTNFGRGSKPKRLYLRKVHPDFFEALEDEQDLDPAEDLIYGEFKRDPDVICIEYAEQLPEAFEIDWDRMLDKTLKGPIERVIEALGLTWQEVKSGQEQTGLGQFAD from the coding sequence ATGAACGGTCCGGAGCAGGCGTCGCTGACGTCGTTCGACGACGAGCGTCCCGCCGCGGCCGAGGCGGCGGCCGTCGCCGGCGGGGACGTCGCGGCCATCGACACGTTCGACCCCGATCGCGAGAAGTACCCCGACGCCGACGGCACGGTCGATCTCGCCGTCGTCCAGGTGGACTACTCCGTCGAGGGGTCGGGCGCCGAGGAGTACCCCGTCATCCACGTGTTCGGGCGACGGCCCGACGACGAGTCGCTCGTTCACGTGCAGGTCCACGAGTTCCGGCCCTACTTCTACGCGCCGACCGCCGATATCGACCCCGAGGCCATCACGGCCCGCGATCGGATGACGGGAACCGAACCGGGCTTCGAGAGTATTCGAGGCGAGGATCTGATCCGGATCTACGGACAGACGCCCCGTGACGTCGGGCAGATCCGCGACGAGTTCGATCATTTCGAAGCCGACGTCCTCTTCCCGAATCGATTTCTGGTCGATCTCGACGTTCGCAGTGGGATCCGTGTGCCCGCACGGTGGGTGGACAGCGAGGATCGCGTCGCCCGTGTCCCCGTCGAGGAGGTCGAGGCCGTCGACGTCGACGCCGACGCGCGCATCCACACGATGGACATCGAGGTCGACGACCGATCGGGCTTCCCCGAGGACGGCGAGGAACCGATCGTCTGTCTGACGACCCACGACTCTTTTACCGACGAGTACATCGCCTGGCTGTACGACGCCCCCGACGCGACCGTCGACCCGCCCGCCGTCCTCGACGAGTACGAGCCACTGGAGAGCGACTTCGAGGCCGACGTGCGCGTGTTCGACACCGAGGCGGCGATGCTCGACGCGTACATCGACTATCTCGATACGAGCGACCCGGACGTCATCACAGGCTGGAACGTGGACGACTTCGACGCACCCTTCCTGATCGATCGACTCCAGGTCCTCGACCGTCGATCCGATCGCGACCTCGATATGAATCGCCTCTCGCGAATCGGTGAGGTCTGGGAGTCCGACTGGCAGGGCCCAGACATCAAGGGCCGGGTCGTGTTCGACCTCCTACGGGCGTACAAGCGCACGCAGTTCACCGAACTCGAATCCTATCGGCTCGAAGACGTGGGTCAGGCCGAACTCGACGCCGGGAAAGAAACCTACACCGGCGACATCGGCGACCTCTGGGAAGATGATCCGACACGCCTCCTGGAGTACAACCTCCGTGACGTGGAGCTGTGTGTCGAACTCGATCGCAGCCAGGACATCATCGCTTTCTTCGAGGAGGTCGCGACCTTCGTGGGCTGTAAACTCGAAGACGCGCCCACGCCCGGTGACGCCGTCGACATGTACGTGTTGCACAAGGCCTTCGGCAAGTTCGTCCTCCCCTCGAAGGGCACCGTCGAGTCCGGCGAGGAGTTCGAGGGCGGGGCGGTCTTCGACCCGATCAGCGGGATTCGGGAGATGGTTTCTGTTCTAGATTTGAAAAGTCTCTATCCGATGTGCATGGTAACAATTAACGCATCGCCCGAGACCAAGGTCGATCCCGCCGAGTTCGACGGCGAGACCTACCGTGCACCCCCGCCGAGCGACCAGCACTACCGGACCGAACCCGACGGCATCGTTCGGGAGATGGTCGACGAACTCCTGACAGAACGCGAAGAAAAGAAGTCACTTCGAAACGATCACGAGCCCGGTACCGACGACTACGAGCGCTACGACCGGCAGCAAGGAGCTGTAAAGGTTATTATGAACTGCTTTACCCCGGACACCAATGTCTTGACGCCGTCCGGGGTTCGAAACGTTCGGGACCTCGACGTCGGCGACGATGTATATTCGATCGACCCGGACACGCTCGACGTGGAGGTCAAGCCGGTCACCGAGACCTGGGCCTATCCCGACTACGAAGGAGAACTCGTCGACATCGAGACGGACAAGATCGACTTCGGGGTGACGCCGAACCATCGAATGCTCGTTCGCAAGGACGAGACGAACGGGATCTCGTGGGACGAAGACGACTACCGCTTCGTCGAGGCTGGCGAGTTGGACGACGCGACGAACTACCAACTCCCCCACGACTGGTCGATGGACCACTGCGACCCGATCGAGACGGTCGATGTGACCGAGTGGATCGACGGCGAGTACGAGGTCTGGGTGCGTCCGTCAGTCCACGGGCACACGTTCACTGCAGAACTCGGCTGGACGCCGCGACGCGTGCCGAAAGCCGACGTCGGCGAGGTCGGCTACGTCTTCACGGCCGAGGAGTTCGAAGCCCACCGCGAGTACGTCGAGTCGGTCTGTGAGTACAGTTTCGTCCACCGCGAATCCGGCCGGAAGTGGATTCCTCGAACGTACGACGGTGACGACGTCGTCGAACTGCTCGCGTGGTTCGTGACAGAGGGTAACGTCTACACGTCCGAAGAGAAGGAGTTCGGCGAGAATTTCCGCGGGAGTGCGACGACGGTACAGATCGCCCAACAGCGAGTGAGTGTCACGGACGGCGGTGATTCGGACGACGGAAGGGACGCAGACGGCGACCACGCAGCGATCGGGCGGCTTCTCGATCGGATGGGGTTCGATTACTACGTGGACGACCGGGCCTACCGGTTCACCTCGAAGCTGCTGGGCGATCTATTGACCGATCGGTGTGGAGCGGGGAGTTTCGAGAAGCAGATCCCAGACATCGTCTTCGACCTCGACGAGTCCCAGAAGCGACGGTTCCTCGAAACGCTCATCGACGGTGACGGCGACAAGCAGCCCGGGTCCTGGCGATATTCCACGGCGAGCGAGCAGTTGCGCGACGACGTATTGCGTCTCTGTACGCATCTCGGCTATACGGCGAGTTTCAACCGCGACAGCGACGCCTGGCGAATCTACGTCACCGAGAATTCGAAAAATACGCTCCGAATGCACCGTAGCGGATCGCGTTCTACCGCCGAGAACGGGGTCTACTCCGTCACCGTCGAGGACAATCACACCGTCCTCGCGGGCCGAAACGGTCGGTTCCAGTGGGTCGGCCAGTCGCTCTATGGCGTGTCTGGGTGGGATCGATTCAGACTGTACGACAAGGACAACGCCGCCGCCGTCACCGCCACCGGACGGGCCGTCATCGAGTACACCGAACGGGTCGTCGACGAGTTGGGCTACGACGTGACCTACGGCGACACCGACTCGGTCATGATCAGTCTCGCCGATATTTCTTCGACCGAGGAGGCCATCGAACAGTCGTTCGATATCGAGGAGGCGATCAACGCCTCCTACGACGAGTTCGCGCGCGAGCAACTGAGCGCCGAGGAGCACCGCTTCCAGATCGAATTCGAAAAACTGTATCGCCGCTTCTTCCAGGCCGGCAAGAAAAAGCGCTACGCGGGCCACATCGTCTGGAAAGAGGGGAAAGAGGTCGACGACCTCGACGTGACGGGCTTCGAGTACCAGCGCTCGGACATCGCCCCGATCACCAAACGCGTTCAACACCGCGTGCTGGAGATCATCTCCCGAGAGGGCGACATCGACGCCGTCGCGGAGTACCTGACCGACGTGATCGAGGACTTCCAGGCGGGCAACGTCGACCCCGAGGACGTGGGCATCCCGGGCGGCATCGGTAAGCGCCTGAACAACTACGAGACCGACACCGCACACGTGCGCGGGGCGAAGTACGCCAACTGCGTGTTGGGCACGAACTTCGGGCGCGGGTCGAAGCCAAAGCGCCTCTATTTGCGCAAGGTCCACCCCGATTTCTTCGAGGCCCTGGAGGACGAACAGGACCTCGACCCCGCCGAGGACCTGATCTACGGCGAGTTCAAACGCGACCCGGACGTCATCTGTATCGAGTACGCCGAGCAACTGCCCGAGGCGTTCGAAATCGACTGGGATCGCATGCTCGACAAGACGCTCAAAGGTCCCATCGAGCGCGTCATCGAGGCCCTCGGGTTGACCTGGCAAGAGGTCAAATCGGGCCAGGAACAGACCGGGCTCGGCCAGTTCGCAGACTGA
- a CDS encoding ABC transporter ATP-binding protein — translation MATLELSNLHAKVAEDGGEQILDGVDLEVGSGEIHALMGPNGSGKSTTAKVIAGHPAYEVTDGEVNLHLDGDEFEDLEVDEADLHWNLLDLEPNERAALGIFLGFQYPAEIEGVTMVNFLRTALNAKLDERAELFEDEDEDAEADEDDAGYETSPMEGPVDEGEVGVEEFQAILSEKMEQLDMDESFANRYLNAGFSGGEKKQNEVLQAAILEPEIAVLDEIDSGLDIDRLQDVSNGIEALRDEQGTGVLQITHYQRILDYVEPDHVHVMLDGQIVKSGGPELAEKLEDRGYDWVRDEVYEAA, via the coding sequence ATGGCTACGCTCGAACTGTCTAACCTGCACGCGAAGGTCGCCGAAGACGGCGGCGAACAGATCCTCGATGGCGTCGACCTGGAGGTCGGCTCCGGCGAGATTCACGCACTGATGGGCCCGAACGGCAGCGGAAAGTCGACGACCGCGAAGGTCATCGCGGGCCACCCCGCCTACGAGGTCACCGACGGTGAAGTGAACCTCCACCTCGATGGCGACGAATTCGAGGACCTCGAGGTCGACGAGGCAGACCTGCACTGGAACCTCCTCGATCTCGAACCCAACGAGCGCGCGGCGCTCGGCATCTTCCTCGGGTTCCAGTATCCCGCGGAGATCGAGGGCGTCACGATGGTGAACTTCCTCCGAACGGCGCTCAACGCTAAGCTCGACGAGCGCGCCGAACTGTTCGAGGACGAAGACGAAGACGCTGAGGCCGACGAGGACGACGCGGGCTACGAGACCTCACCGATGGAAGGCCCCGTCGACGAGGGCGAAGTCGGCGTCGAGGAGTTCCAGGCGATCCTCTCAGAGAAGATGGAGCAACTCGACATGGACGAGTCGTTCGCGAACCGATACCTCAACGCGGGCTTCTCCGGGGGCGAGAAAAAACAGAACGAGGTGCTCCAGGCCGCGATCCTCGAACCCGAGATCGCCGTGCTCGACGAGATCGACTCCGGGCTGGACATCGACCGCCTGCAGGACGTCTCGAACGGCATCGAAGCGCTGCGCGACGAGCAGGGCACGGGCGTCCTCCAGATCACCCACTACCAGCGCATCCTCGACTACGTCGAACCGGATCACGTCCACGTCATGCTCGACGGCCAGATCGTCAAATCCGGCGGGCCCGAACTCGCGGAGAAACTCGAGGATCGCGGGTACGACTGGGTCCGCGACGAAGTCTACGAGGCGGCATAG
- the sufB gene encoding Fe-S cluster assembly protein SufB, which yields MSSDDLQDTNTEARFEFKKEQKAAEVAEKGLTEETVRMISEDKDEPEWMLERRLKALNVYQEMPMPTDWPGQPDLSDVNVGEILPYIRPDIETRGGEDDWDDLPDEIQDTFDKLGIPEAEKKALSGVGAQYESEVVYQNMKEEWEDKGVVFMNMDKAVQEHPEIVREYFMTRAVPPTDNKFAALHGAVWSGGSFVYVPEGVTVQMPIQAYFRMNSEGMGQFEHTLIVAEENSEVHYIEGCSAPQYATHNLHSGGVEVFVKEGAHVQYSTVQNWSKNTYNLNTKRAIVESDGRMEWISGSMGSKATMLYPSSVLQGPGASDNHITIAFAGEGQNIDTGAKVYHNAPDTKSTIESKSISKDGGRTNYRGLVHMGTNAAGASTSVECDALMFDNESTSDTMPYMEIRESDVDVAHEATVGKIGDEDVFYLQSRGLDDDDAKQMIVAGFIEPITEELPIEYAVELNRLIELEMEGSLG from the coding sequence ATGAGCTCCGACGATCTCCAAGACACCAACACGGAAGCACGATTCGAGTTCAAGAAAGAGCAGAAGGCGGCGGAAGTCGCCGAAAAGGGCCTCACCGAGGAGACGGTCCGGATGATCTCCGAGGACAAAGACGAGCCCGAGTGGATGCTCGAACGGCGCCTGAAAGCCCTGAACGTCTACCAGGAGATGCCGATGCCGACCGACTGGCCCGGTCAGCCCGACCTGAGCGACGTCAACGTCGGCGAGATCCTCCCGTACATCCGCCCGGACATCGAGACCCGCGGCGGCGAGGACGACTGGGACGACCTCCCGGACGAGATCCAGGACACGTTCGACAAACTGGGCATTCCCGAGGCCGAGAAGAAGGCCCTCTCGGGCGTGGGTGCCCAGTACGAGTCCGAAGTCGTCTACCAGAACATGAAAGAGGAGTGGGAGGACAAAGGGGTCGTCTTCATGAACATGGACAAAGCCGTCCAGGAACACCCCGAGATCGTCCGGGAATACTTCATGACCCGGGCGGTCCCACCGACGGACAACAAGTTCGCCGCGCTCCACGGCGCGGTCTGGTCCGGCGGGTCGTTCGTGTACGTCCCCGAGGGCGTCACGGTGCAGATGCCGATCCAGGCGTACTTCCGGATGAATTCGGAGGGCATGGGCCAGTTCGAACACACCCTCATCGTCGCCGAGGAAAACAGCGAGGTCCACTACATCGAGGGCTGTTCGGCACCCCAGTACGCCACGCACAACCTGCACTCGGGTGGCGTCGAGGTGTTCGTCAAAGAGGGCGCTCACGTCCAGTACTCGACGGTGCAGAACTGGTCGAAGAATACGTACAACCTGAACACCAAGCGCGCGATCGTCGAGAGCGACGGCCGGATGGAGTGGATCTCCGGGTCGATGGGCTCGAAGGCGACGATGCTGTACCCCTCCAGCGTCCTGCAGGGCCCCGGCGCGAGCGACAATCACATCACCATCGCCTTCGCGGGCGAGGGCCAGAACATCGACACCGGCGCGAAGGTCTATCACAACGCCCCCGACACGAAATCGACGATCGAGTCCAAATCGATCTCGAAAGACGGCGGGCGGACCAACTACCGTGGCCTGGTCCACATGGGCACGAACGCCGCGGGCGCGTCGACCAGCGTCGAGTGTGACGCGCTGATGTTCGACAACGAGTCGACCAGCGACACGATGCCGTACATGGAGATCCGCGAGAGCGACGTCGACGTCGCCCACGAGGCGACCGTCGGCAAGATCGGCGACGAGGACGTCTTCTACCTGCAGTCGCGCGGCCTCGACGACGACGACGCCAAGCAGATGATCGTCGCCGGGTTCATCGAGCCGATCACCGAGGAACTCCCGATCGAGTACGCCGTCGAACTGAATCGGCTGATCGAACTGGAGATGGAGGGGAGTCTCGGATGA
- the sufD gene encoding Fe-S cluster assembly protein SufD, whose amino-acid sequence MTASTHQSPSVTASTVEEISEGLGEPDWLTEIRLEAFEAHDELPQPEVIHTPGRRWTNLDDVDPAALADPDQSASAKDRIEADGAEVLAWAEAVDQHPEVIEEHFGSVVDPQRDSFTALSTALFSAGTLVYVPSGQAAEDVTIRTSMGARSLFNYTLVVAEESASVTVLERQSSAATDATDRYYSGVVEAVAGENASIEYGTLQNLDSDTTALGVKAGEADRHGTIDWFEGNLGGGLVKASVETTLAGDGSETRIVGAFFGHDDQHVDVASRVDHEAEHTTADLVTRGVLDDRARSVYEGVQNVGREAWDTSSFQRENTLMLSDTSEADASPKLIINNHDTEASHSATVGQVDSEDLFYMTSRSIPDQAARDMLVEGFFEPVLDEVTLDELREDIRALIADRLETR is encoded by the coding sequence ATGACCGCGAGCACTCATCAGTCGCCGTCGGTGACCGCGTCGACCGTCGAAGAGATCTCCGAGGGCCTGGGCGAACCCGACTGGCTCACCGAGATCCGCCTGGAGGCCTTCGAGGCCCACGACGAGTTGCCCCAGCCGGAGGTCATCCACACGCCCGGACGCCGATGGACGAACCTCGACGACGTCGATCCCGCCGCGCTGGCCGATCCCGACCAGAGCGCGAGCGCGAAAGATCGGATCGAGGCCGACGGCGCGGAGGTCCTGGCGTGGGCCGAGGCCGTCGACCAGCATCCCGAAGTCATCGAGGAGCACTTCGGATCGGTCGTCGACCCCCAGCGCGATTCGTTTACCGCGCTCTCGACGGCCCTGTTCAGCGCGGGCACGCTCGTCTACGTGCCATCGGGCCAGGCCGCCGAGGACGTGACGATCCGCACCTCGATGGGCGCGCGATCGCTGTTCAACTACACGCTCGTCGTCGCCGAGGAGTCCGCCTCGGTGACCGTCCTCGAACGTCAGTCCAGTGCGGCGACCGACGCGACGGATCGATACTACAGCGGCGTGGTCGAGGCGGTCGCGGGCGAGAACGCCTCGATCGAGTACGGCACGCTCCAGAATCTGGACAGCGACACGACCGCACTCGGCGTCAAGGCCGGCGAAGCCGACCGTCACGGCACGATCGACTGGTTCGAGGGCAACCTCGGCGGCGGCCTCGTCAAGGCCAGCGTCGAGACCACGCTCGCGGGCGACGGCTCCGAGACCCGCATCGTCGGGGCCTTCTTCGGGCACGACGACCAGCACGTCGACGTCGCCTCGCGTGTCGATCACGAGGCCGAACACACCACGGCCGACCTCGTCACGCGTGGCGTCCTCGACGATCGGGCGCGCTCGGTGTACGAGGGCGTCCAGAACGTCGGCCGCGAGGCCTGGGACACGAGTTCGTTCCAGCGTGAGAACACGCTCATGCTGAGCGACACCAGCGAGGCCGACGCCTCCCCGAAGCTGATCATCAACAACCACGACACCGAGGCCAGCCACTCCGCGACGGTCGGCCAGGTCGATTCGGAAGACCTGTTCTACATGACCTCGCGGTCGATCCCGGACCAGGCCGCTCGCGACATGCTCGTCGAGGGCTTTTTCGAGCCCGTGCTCGACGAGGTCACCCTCGACGAACTGCGTGAGGACATCCGCGCGTTGATCGCGGATCGCCTCGAAACCCGGTAG
- a CDS encoding outer membrane protein assembly factor BamB family protein — translation MRSGGLTSRRRFLSVLGAGTLSIVGATGQTASAETERSNWAYDTGEGFWDSSPTVVNGTVFAAGTETLYAIDANAGTERWVHEFDHLGTSSPAVVDGTVFVGDQNGVVTALDAETGAERWAFETDDVVDSSPTVVDGTVFVGSWDDSVYAIDAETGIERWSVETHEGVVSSPVVTGGVLYVGSMDGRLYALDAATGTEQWRFETDGPINASPTVASGTVFVPSFDRHLYALDAKTGTEQWSVELHPPIDWDFGGYTGRLRSSPTVANGTVYVGSFGKALHALDAETGALEWHFESEHVFQSSPTVVSDTVFVGSNSGGVVALDTADGSTRWADENAPSVSASPTVADGTVFVVDYDGVIHALDADVIGSGEGSRARLGTLGHHGSWQYADQEIDIPGGLLMTARRSLQDPGIPELLVGGGIVGSAGFLAHKKWNRSRPGENG, via the coding sequence ATGCGTAGCGGTGGACTCACCTCCCGACGACGGTTTCTGTCCGTCCTCGGGGCAGGCACACTCTCCATCGTCGGGGCCACCGGTCAGACGGCGAGTGCAGAGACTGAGCGATCAAACTGGGCCTACGACACCGGTGAGGGGTTCTGGGACAGTTCACCGACTGTCGTGAACGGAACGGTCTTCGCGGCCGGGACAGAGACGCTGTACGCGATCGATGCGAACGCGGGCACTGAACGATGGGTCCACGAGTTCGATCACCTCGGAACGTCTTCGCCAGCCGTCGTCGATGGAACGGTGTTCGTCGGGGACCAGAACGGCGTCGTCACGGCGCTCGACGCCGAGACCGGGGCCGAGCGGTGGGCGTTCGAGACCGACGATGTCGTCGACTCCTCTCCGACGGTCGTCGACGGAACGGTCTTCGTCGGGAGTTGGGACGACAGCGTCTACGCCATCGATGCCGAAACGGGCATCGAGCGCTGGTCGGTCGAGACCCACGAGGGGGTCGTGTCCTCACCGGTCGTGACAGGCGGCGTACTCTACGTGGGGAGTATGGACGGGCGACTCTACGCACTGGATGCAGCGACTGGGACCGAACAGTGGCGTTTCGAGACTGACGGACCGATCAATGCGTCACCGACAGTCGCATCCGGGACGGTGTTCGTCCCCAGTTTCGACAGGCACCTGTACGCCCTCGATGCGAAGACTGGCACTGAGCAGTGGTCAGTCGAACTGCATCCCCCCATAGACTGGGATTTTGGGGGCTACACCGGACGGCTCCGATCGTCACCGACAGTGGCCAATGGAACCGTCTACGTCGGGAGCTTCGGGAAGGCCCTGCACGCGCTCGACGCCGAGACAGGCGCCCTGGAGTGGCACTTCGAATCGGAGCATGTGTTTCAATCCTCACCGACGGTCGTCTCAGACACAGTGTTCGTCGGCAGCAACAGTGGAGGCGTCGTCGCACTCGATACGGCCGATGGGTCGACTCGCTGGGCGGACGAGAACGCCCCAAGTGTCAGCGCCTCACCGACGGTGGCCGATGGAACCGTCTTCGTTGTCGACTACGACGGAGTGATTCACGCGCTCGACGCTGACGTGATAGGCTCTGGCGAGGGATCACGCGCTCGACTCGGCACGCTCGGACACCACGGTAGCTGGCAGTATGCGGACCAAGAGATCGACATCCCCGGGGGCCTCCTCATGACGGCCCGACGATCCCTCCAGGATCCGGGAATTCCGGAACTCCTGGTCGGGGGCGGAATCGTCGGGTCCGCTGGTTTCCTGGCCCACAAGAAGTGGAATCGCAGTCGTCCTGGAGAGAACGGGTAG